A window of Pirellula sp. SH-Sr6A contains these coding sequences:
- a CDS encoding helix-turn-helix domain-containing protein: protein MPKLTEHLQTAAAAEYIGVAQNTLRKWAARGDIPMHRNPVNGYRLFKRTDLDHFLARAEIRVNG, encoded by the coding sequence ATGCCGAAACTAACCGAACACCTACAAACCGCAGCGGCGGCCGAGTACATCGGTGTCGCTCAAAACACACTCCGTAAATGGGCGGCTCGCGGTGACATTCCGATGCACCGTAATCCAGTGAATGGTTATCGGCTGTTCAAACGGACAGACCTAGACCATTTCCTCGCGAGAGCGGAGATACGCGTCAACGGCTAG